In Nerophis lumbriciformis linkage group LG04, RoL_Nlum_v2.1, whole genome shotgun sequence, a single window of DNA contains:
- the LOC140678755 gene encoding uncharacterized protein: protein MEIMKLLILVLLLTSVFCLDGDDHRSENKCAESQIIEDILKRMARRQAPPKQTRLPEKKATGVRSRSTNKRQRFQTFVGLMGKRSFEDPCRRLQTSLITGNLPGNN from the exons ATGGAGATCATGAAACttcttattttggttctactgCTGACCAGTGTTTTCTGTCTGGATGGAGACGACCACAGAAGTGAG aACAAATGTGCAGAATCACAGATAATTGAGGATATTTTGAAGAGGATGGCCAGAAGACAAGCACCGCCAAAACAAACGAGGCTTCCAGAAAAGAAAGCCACAG GTGTAAGAAGCCGTTCAACAAACAAAC GTCAAAGATTTCAAACCTTTGTTGGTCTGATGGGCAAAAGGAGCTTTGAGGATCCATGCAGGAGGCTCCAAACATCATTGATTACTGGAAATCTGCCTGGCAACAACTGA